One part of the Streptomyces nigra genome encodes these proteins:
- a CDS encoding carbohydrate ABC transporter permease, which translates to MASAQTAGAGPAPAAPKSRRSVTGTRRTVAVLFLLPALVLLGALVVYPIGYSVFRSFYDQSGDSFAGFDNYQALFTDDGIRTALKNNVLWVVFAPTVATALGLIFAVLTERVSWGTAFKLVVFMPMAISMLAAGIIFRLVYDQDPDKGVANAVWVGVHDTFAQSSAFPKAHPGRESPLRAAPGGGYLTKDPVRAGTPVSVPLVGVAPDKMPDSAAKAGQATADPDQVTGTTWQDFTRGKGVGTLGGIDPAELGYAGMKIEAVKGGEVVASTTAADDGTFTLPAAADGARLRLPADNFKEPYNGVDWLGPSLVTPAIIGSYIWMWAGFAMVLIAAGLAGIPRDLLEAARVDGANEWQVFRRITVPLLAPVLAVVTVTLMINVLKVFDLVFIIAPGSSQDDANVLALELYRKGFSEDQPGVASAISVFLLLLVIPVMWFNVRRLRREVRR; encoded by the coding sequence ATGGCGTCGGCGCAGACGGCGGGGGCCGGTCCGGCCCCCGCCGCGCCCAAGTCGCGCAGGAGCGTGACCGGTACGCGCAGAACCGTGGCGGTGCTGTTCCTGCTGCCCGCCCTGGTGCTGCTCGGCGCGCTCGTGGTGTACCCGATCGGGTACTCGGTCTTCCGCAGCTTCTACGACCAGTCCGGTGACTCCTTCGCCGGGTTCGACAACTACCAGGCGCTGTTCACGGACGACGGCATCCGCACCGCCCTGAAGAACAACGTCCTGTGGGTGGTGTTCGCCCCGACCGTGGCGACCGCGCTGGGCCTGATCTTCGCGGTGCTCACCGAGCGGGTCAGCTGGGGCACCGCGTTCAAGCTGGTCGTCTTCATGCCGATGGCGATCTCCATGCTGGCGGCGGGCATCATCTTCCGGCTGGTGTACGACCAGGACCCGGACAAGGGCGTGGCGAACGCGGTGTGGGTGGGCGTCCACGACACGTTCGCGCAGTCGTCCGCGTTCCCCAAGGCCCACCCGGGCCGGGAGTCGCCGCTCCGGGCGGCGCCCGGCGGCGGCTATCTCACCAAGGACCCCGTCCGGGCCGGCACCCCGGTGTCCGTGCCGCTCGTCGGCGTGGCCCCCGACAAGATGCCGGACAGCGCCGCGAAGGCCGGGCAGGCGACGGCGGACCCGGACCAGGTCACCGGCACGACCTGGCAGGACTTCACCCGTGGCAAAGGCGTCGGCACCCTCGGCGGTATCGACCCGGCCGAACTCGGCTACGCCGGGATGAAGATCGAGGCGGTCAAGGGCGGCGAGGTCGTGGCGTCCACGACGGCCGCCGACGACGGCACGTTCACCCTGCCGGCCGCGGCGGACGGGGCCCGGCTGCGGCTCCCGGCCGACAACTTCAAGGAGCCGTACAACGGCGTGGACTGGCTCGGCCCGTCCCTGGTCACCCCGGCCATCATCGGCTCGTACATCTGGATGTGGGCCGGTTTCGCCATGGTGCTGATCGCGGCGGGCCTCGCGGGCATCCCCCGTGACCTGCTGGAGGCGGCCCGGGTGGACGGCGCCAACGAGTGGCAGGTGTTCCGCCGGATCACGGTGCCGCTGCTGGCGCCCGTCCTCGCGGTCGTCACCGTCACCCTGATGATCAACGTGCTCAAGGTGTTCGACCTGGTCTTCATCATCGCGCCGGGCTCCTCGCAGGACGACGCGAACGTCCTCGCGCTGGAGCTGTACCGCAAGGGCTTCTCCGAGGACCAGCCCGGGGTCGCGAGCGCCATCTCGGTGTTCCTGCTGCTGCTGGTGATCCCGGTGATGTGGTTCAACGTCCGTCGGCTCAGGCGGGAGGTGCGGCGATGA
- a CDS encoding bifunctional glycosyltransferase/CDP-glycerol:glycerophosphate glycerophosphotransferase has translation MPRFSVIVPVYKVQAYLHECLESVLTQSYPDLELIAVDDCSPDASGAIIDEFAARDPRVRAVHLPRNRGLGPARNAGMAEATGDYLVFLDSDDTLTPDALEAVAARLKETGDPDVLVYDYARAFWTGETVRNQAAAHLREDGRAPFRLTDRPGLLRLLMVAWNKAYRREFVEAEELAFPTGYYEDTPWTYPVLMRAGSIATLDRVCVHYRQRRRGGILGTVSPRHFDVFEQYDRVFAYVDKHPELARWRPLLFRRMVDHLVVVFARRDRLPRRSRAEFLRKARAYYRRYHCPVGPLPPRVRLHHALVRMGLHRTYHALRCTAAVLRRTARTAVRLRRALRAGALRLHYRVQRCLPVRADRAVFAADGVPGHGCHPGALERAFRTHAPQVRTAWVTAAGEQDALPSGVRPLRPDTAAYWTALARSRYLVHNTAFDRRLVKRPGQVLVQTRRGTPLKRTGLDLRGRPGADPDVDALLADVDTWDYLVSPSRHATLTWERAFPGAYTVLEYGSPRADVFQRATPADTSRIRRELGVPEDAVVILYAPTRRAYRRTPVDLERVVRRLGPRHIVLARAPHGHDGPFVTASDRVLDVSGHPSVEALCLASDALVTDYSSIMVDYVCLDRPVVLLTDDWEAHEAVRGTYVDLRAFPPGAVARGEYDLIDIFVSGHWRGSRSAELRTAFRRRFCPHDDGRAAERVVRHVVLGEAAAPAGVPFGGRRPVPSPAVSRPRAPLGVVPRPASPRAVTERR, from the coding sequence TTGCCCAGGTTCAGTGTCATCGTCCCCGTGTACAAGGTGCAGGCGTATCTGCACGAGTGCCTGGAATCGGTGCTCACCCAGTCGTACCCGGACCTCGAACTGATCGCGGTCGACGACTGCTCACCGGACGCGAGCGGCGCGATCATCGACGAGTTCGCGGCCCGCGACCCGCGGGTGCGCGCGGTGCATCTGCCGCGCAACCGCGGTCTGGGCCCCGCACGCAACGCCGGCATGGCCGAGGCCACCGGCGACTACCTGGTCTTCCTCGACAGCGACGACACCCTCACCCCTGACGCCCTGGAGGCCGTCGCCGCCCGGCTGAAGGAGACCGGCGACCCCGACGTGCTGGTCTACGACTACGCGCGCGCCTTCTGGACCGGTGAGACGGTACGCAACCAGGCCGCGGCCCACCTCCGCGAGGACGGCCGGGCGCCGTTCCGGCTGACGGACCGGCCCGGTCTGCTGCGGCTGCTGATGGTCGCCTGGAACAAGGCGTACCGCCGGGAGTTCGTCGAGGCCGAGGAGCTGGCCTTCCCCACCGGCTACTACGAGGACACGCCCTGGACGTACCCGGTCCTGATGCGGGCGGGGTCGATCGCGACCCTGGACCGGGTGTGCGTGCACTACCGCCAGCGCCGCCGCGGCGGCATCCTCGGCACGGTCAGCCCCCGCCACTTCGACGTCTTCGAGCAGTACGACCGGGTCTTCGCCTACGTCGACAAGCACCCCGAACTCGCCCGCTGGCGCCCGCTGCTGTTCCGGCGGATGGTGGACCACCTCGTCGTGGTGTTCGCCCGCCGGGACCGCCTGCCGCGCCGCAGCCGCGCCGAGTTCCTGCGCAAGGCCCGCGCCTACTACCGGCGTTACCACTGCCCCGTCGGCCCCCTGCCGCCGCGTGTGCGGCTGCACCACGCCCTGGTCCGGATGGGCCTGCACCGCACCTATCACGCACTGCGGTGCACTGCGGCCGTGCTGCGCCGGACCGCGCGGACGGCCGTGCGGCTGCGCCGGGCCCTGCGGGCGGGTGCTCTCCGCCTGCACTACCGCGTGCAGCGCTGTCTGCCGGTGCGCGCCGACCGTGCCGTGTTCGCCGCCGACGGCGTGCCCGGCCACGGCTGCCACCCCGGCGCCCTGGAGCGGGCGTTCCGCACCCACGCCCCGCAGGTGCGCACCGCCTGGGTCACCGCCGCCGGGGAGCAGGACGCGCTGCCGTCCGGGGTGCGCCCGCTGCGCCCGGACACCGCGGCCTACTGGACGGCCCTCGCCCGCTCCCGGTACCTGGTGCACAACACGGCCTTCGACCGGCGGCTGGTCAAGCGGCCCGGCCAGGTGCTGGTGCAGACCCGGCGCGGCACCCCGCTCAAGCGCACGGGTCTCGACCTGCGCGGGCGCCCGGGGGCGGACCCGGACGTCGACGCACTCCTGGCGGACGTCGACACCTGGGACTACCTGGTGTCCCCCAGCCGGCACGCGACCCTCACCTGGGAGCGGGCTTTCCCGGGCGCGTACACGGTCCTGGAGTACGGCAGCCCGCGCGCGGACGTGTTCCAGCGGGCCACCCCGGCGGACACCAGCCGGATCCGCCGGGAGCTCGGCGTCCCCGAGGACGCGGTCGTGATCCTCTACGCCCCGACCCGCCGCGCCTACCGCCGTACCCCCGTCGACCTGGAGCGCGTGGTGCGCCGCCTCGGCCCGCGCCACATCGTGCTGGCCCGCGCCCCGCACGGTCACGACGGCCCGTTCGTCACCGCGTCGGACCGGGTGCTCGACGTGAGCGGCCACCCGAGCGTCGAGGCACTGTGCCTGGCCTCGGACGCGCTGGTCACCGACTACTCGTCGATCATGGTCGACTACGTCTGCCTGGACCGGCCGGTGGTGCTCCTCACCGACGACTGGGAGGCCCATGAGGCGGTCCGGGGCACCTATGTCGATCTGCGGGCCTTCCCGCCGGGCGCGGTGGCGCGCGGCGAGTACGACCTGATCGACATCTTCGTCTCCGGGCACTGGCGCGGTTCCCGCTCGGCGGAGCTGCGGACCGCGTTCCGCCGCCGCTTCTGCCCGCACGACGACGGCCGGGCCGCCGAGCGGGTCGTACGGCATGTGGTGCTGGGCGAGGCCGCCGCTCCGGCCGGGGTGCCGTTCGGCGGGCGCCGCCCGGTGCCGTCCCCGGCCGTGTCACGTCCGCGCGCCCCGCTGGGTGTGGTGCCGCGCCCGGCCTCGCCCCGGGCCGTCACCGAGCGCCGCTGA
- a CDS encoding serine/threonine-protein kinase: MRPVGSKYILEEPLGRGATGTVWRARQRETAGAEAAVPGQPGETVAIKVLKEELAGDADIVMRFLRERSVLLRLTHPNIVRVRDLVVEGELLALVMDLVEGPDLHRYLRENGPFTPVAASLLTAQIADALAASHADGVVHRDLKPANVLLRQQGGEMHPLLTDFGIARLADSPGLTRTHEFVGTPAYVAPESAEGRPQTSAVDIYGAGILLYELVTGRPPFGGGSALEVLHQHLSAEPRRPSTVPDPLWTVIERCLSKNPDDRPSAENLARGLRVVAAGIGVHANSAQIAAAEGVGALLAPDPAPATVPGSADPTQVLPHGAGSFDPNAATSVLPHNGAPGAADPTAVLPNSGGRGAADPTAVMPPVPQGPPGGPGPEDPHPWQNQLRAARDRNEQTQVQYLDPNQDPLRRRPQRQVARPQRQPQQPPPPQQQRPPQRGRQGGYAQPQQHQPQPYAPPRQAQQPPQRYAPEPQRPQREPREPRRRGGNPMRIPGLGCLKGCLFTIVILFVAGWLVWELSPLQGWIGTGKGYWEQLSSWFGAVTDWIGDLGGDSGTGGGTGTGTG; the protein is encoded by the coding sequence GTGCGGCCGGTAGGCAGCAAGTACATCCTCGAGGAGCCGCTGGGTCGCGGCGCCACGGGGACCGTCTGGCGAGCCCGCCAGCGGGAGACCGCGGGCGCCGAGGCGGCCGTGCCGGGACAGCCCGGCGAGACGGTCGCGATCAAGGTCCTCAAGGAGGAGCTCGCCGGCGACGCGGACATCGTCATGCGCTTCCTGCGCGAACGGTCCGTGCTGCTGCGCCTGACCCACCCCAATATCGTCCGGGTCCGCGACCTGGTCGTCGAGGGCGAGCTGCTGGCCCTCGTCATGGACCTCGTCGAAGGTCCCGACCTGCACCGCTACCTGCGCGAGAACGGCCCCTTCACCCCGGTCGCGGCGTCCCTGCTCACCGCCCAGATCGCCGACGCGCTCGCCGCCAGCCACGCCGACGGCGTCGTCCACCGCGACCTCAAGCCCGCCAACGTGCTGCTGCGCCAGCAGGGCGGCGAGATGCACCCGCTGCTCACCGACTTCGGCATCGCCCGTCTCGCTGACTCCCCGGGTCTGACCCGCACCCACGAGTTCGTCGGGACGCCCGCCTACGTCGCGCCCGAGTCCGCCGAGGGCCGCCCGCAGACCTCCGCCGTCGACATCTACGGCGCCGGCATCCTCCTGTACGAGCTGGTCACCGGACGCCCGCCGTTCGGCGGCGGCTCCGCCCTGGAGGTCCTGCACCAGCACCTCAGCGCCGAGCCGCGCCGGCCCTCCACGGTCCCCGACCCGCTGTGGACCGTCATCGAGCGCTGCCTGAGCAAGAACCCCGACGACCGGCCCAGCGCCGAGAACCTCGCCCGTGGCCTGCGCGTGGTCGCCGCCGGTATCGGCGTGCACGCGAACTCCGCGCAGATCGCCGCCGCCGAGGGTGTCGGCGCCCTCCTCGCCCCGGACCCCGCACCGGCCACCGTGCCGGGCTCGGCCGACCCCACCCAGGTGCTCCCGCACGGCGCCGGGTCCTTCGACCCGAACGCCGCGACCAGCGTCCTGCCGCACAACGGCGCCCCCGGCGCCGCCGACCCCACCGCCGTCCTGCCGAACTCGGGCGGGCGCGGCGCGGCCGACCCGACGGCCGTGATGCCCCCGGTGCCGCAGGGACCGCCCGGCGGACCCGGCCCCGAGGACCCGCACCCCTGGCAGAACCAGCTGCGGGCCGCCCGCGACCGCAACGAACAGACGCAGGTCCAGTACCTCGACCCCAACCAGGACCCGCTGCGCCGGCGCCCGCAGCGCCAGGTGGCCCGGCCCCAGCGGCAGCCGCAGCAGCCCCCGCCGCCCCAGCAGCAGCGCCCGCCGCAGCGCGGCCGCCAGGGCGGCTACGCCCAGCCGCAGCAGCACCAGCCGCAGCCCTACGCCCCGCCGCGCCAGGCGCAGCAGCCCCCGCAGCGCTACGCGCCCGAGCCGCAGCGCCCGCAGCGCGAGCCGAGGGAGCCCCGCCGCCGCGGCGGCAACCCGATGCGCATCCCCGGTCTGGGCTGCCTGAAGGGGTGCCTGTTCACGATCGTCATCCTCTTCGTCGCCGGCTGGCTGGTGTGGGAGCTGAGCCCGCTGCAGGGGTGGATCGGCACCGGCAAGGGCTACTGGGAGCAGCTCAGCAGCTGGTTCGGCGCGGTCACCGACTGGATCGGCGACCTCGGCGGAGACTCCGGCACCGGCGGCGGCACCGGCACGGGCACCGGCTGA
- a CDS encoding FHA domain-containing protein — protein MQIRLTVVDPSAPPSVARGATASRDVLVTAPAGTALSAVASALASAVSGESGSARGGEGERGGGPVVLYAGTERLDDRRSTLGEPPLTDGAVLSLGAPAAPEPHPELDEAPTQLHVVAGPDAGGVHLLHGGEIRIGRSADADVPLDDPDVSRLHCAVTVGADGRVAVADLGSTNGTTLDGTRLTTRPVRFVPGALLRLGESTLRLAPAGGPGARVPTEPDGEGHVRVCPQGGEGPGATPATHARATDGTPAAHAPDHPEPGSPVVPAQGGAPRAERTGPHGAVPHPRDGDTHVTGFEVGPLDGPRPVPGAGRDRGTDAPSGSRRRGGLSAWARRLAGGRGEPGPAPDGEYHDDEPAEPSGPTSAGRGSMLPETWPDPASLLLTALGPGPRLWERAPGHPEALTVRLGTADRAAPDGSGLLPAVPVTADLREAGALGLAGPRERLTGLTRAVLAQLAALHSPDTLEIVLVSADRARPVPERTAEWAWLGWLPHVRPGHGQDCRLLLAYDREQAAARVDELLRRLEDLTARDEGERAPDGRVSAPRAAGHRPSWARDGEPAAGTPEFTGPYSVLVVDGDPGGADLREAVARLALEGPRAGIHVVCLAETAAASPASPVTDTYEAACAVAPAFRACGAVALLSGDVATALRLMRVAPDGGAPDGAEAGHEGAAPGVRGPVGHGTVATVDAVSAAWAERFARALAPLRTDRAAGEGQVRVSVPLPQSARLLDELGLARATPASLMARWADAADDTQALGGRVCAVLGAGPHGPVGVDLGAEGPHLLVEGPPTAGRTELLRAVVASLAAAERPDRLGIVLIDGRDTTGAGGGHGEGLGVCTDVPHVTTHLTANDPVRMREFAQSLSAELKRRAELLGRSDFTEWHTGRELSGRMVAQRAVVAGDGDLESPPSATIRLRPGAARRQADAVPPLPRLVVVVDDLDALVHPALGSPGRPAAGSVIRALEAVARDGERLGVHLVAATGPGGRAAESEPARRATLRVALDAVTTGPDAPAPGRGRLLRPDGRAVPFQGGRVTGRIPRTATLRPTVVPLEWHRMGDPPARRPVRELGNGPTDLALLASALERAAREVSAPGVPSLL, from the coding sequence ATGCAGATCCGGCTGACCGTCGTAGACCCGTCGGCCCCGCCCTCCGTGGCGCGCGGCGCCACCGCGAGCCGCGACGTGCTGGTCACGGCGCCCGCGGGCACGGCCCTGTCGGCGGTGGCGTCGGCCCTGGCCTCCGCGGTGTCCGGGGAGAGCGGCTCCGCCCGCGGCGGCGAGGGCGAGCGCGGCGGCGGCCCGGTCGTGCTCTACGCCGGCACCGAGCGGCTGGACGACCGGCGCAGCACCCTCGGCGAGCCCCCGCTGACCGACGGCGCGGTGCTGTCCCTGGGCGCCCCGGCGGCCCCGGAGCCCCACCCCGAGCTGGACGAGGCCCCGACCCAGCTGCACGTCGTGGCGGGCCCGGACGCGGGCGGTGTCCATCTGCTGCACGGCGGCGAGATCCGCATCGGCCGCTCCGCCGACGCCGACGTCCCGCTCGACGATCCCGACGTCTCCCGGCTGCACTGCGCGGTCACGGTCGGCGCGGACGGCCGCGTCGCGGTCGCCGACCTCGGCTCGACGAACGGCACGACGCTCGACGGCACCCGGCTGACCACCCGCCCGGTGCGGTTCGTCCCCGGGGCCCTGCTGCGCCTGGGGGAGTCCACGCTGCGGCTGGCCCCGGCCGGCGGCCCGGGGGCGCGGGTGCCCACGGAGCCGGACGGCGAGGGGCATGTGCGCGTGTGCCCGCAGGGCGGCGAAGGGCCCGGCGCCACCCCGGCAACCCACGCGCGCGCGACGGACGGCACCCCGGCCGCCCACGCCCCGGACCACCCCGAGCCGGGCTCGCCCGTCGTCCCCGCGCAGGGCGGGGCGCCCCGGGCCGAGCGCACCGGCCCGCACGGCGCCGTCCCGCACCCGCGCGACGGCGACACCCACGTCACCGGCTTCGAGGTCGGCCCGCTCGACGGACCCCGGCCCGTGCCGGGCGCCGGCCGCGACCGCGGCACCGACGCCCCTTCGGGGTCACGCAGGCGCGGCGGTCTGTCGGCCTGGGCGCGGCGGCTGGCCGGCGGACGCGGCGAGCCCGGCCCCGCCCCGGACGGGGAGTACCACGACGACGAGCCGGCCGAGCCGTCCGGTCCCACCTCGGCCGGGCGCGGCTCGATGCTGCCGGAGACCTGGCCGGACCCGGCGTCCCTGCTGCTGACGGCCCTCGGCCCGGGCCCCCGGCTCTGGGAGCGCGCCCCCGGCCATCCCGAGGCTCTCACCGTGCGCCTCGGCACCGCCGACCGCGCGGCGCCCGACGGCTCGGGGCTGCTGCCCGCCGTGCCGGTGACCGCAGATCTGCGCGAGGCCGGTGCACTGGGGCTGGCCGGTCCGCGCGAGCGCCTCACCGGGCTGACCCGCGCGGTGCTCGCCCAGCTCGCCGCGCTGCACTCGCCGGACACCCTGGAGATCGTGCTCGTCAGCGCGGACCGGGCCCGCCCGGTGCCGGAGCGCACCGCCGAGTGGGCGTGGCTGGGCTGGCTGCCGCATGTCCGCCCCGGCCACGGCCAGGACTGCCGGCTCCTGCTCGCCTACGACCGTGAGCAGGCCGCCGCGCGCGTGGACGAGCTGCTGCGCCGCCTGGAGGACCTGACGGCGCGCGACGAGGGCGAGCGGGCCCCGGACGGCCGGGTTTCCGCGCCGCGCGCCGCCGGGCACCGTCCCTCCTGGGCGCGGGACGGCGAACCGGCCGCCGGCACACCGGAGTTCACGGGCCCGTACTCCGTGCTCGTCGTGGACGGCGACCCCGGCGGCGCGGATCTGCGCGAGGCGGTGGCCCGCCTCGCCCTGGAGGGCCCGCGGGCCGGCATCCATGTGGTGTGTCTCGCCGAGACGGCGGCGGCCTCGCCCGCCTCTCCGGTCACGGACACCTATGAGGCGGCCTGCGCGGTGGCGCCGGCGTTCCGCGCGTGCGGCGCCGTCGCGCTGCTCAGCGGCGATGTGGCGACGGCCCTGCGGCTGATGCGGGTCGCGCCCGACGGCGGTGCGCCCGACGGGGCCGAGGCGGGCCACGAGGGCGCGGCGCCCGGCGTACGCGGCCCGGTCGGGCACGGCACGGTCGCCACCGTGGACGCCGTGTCCGCCGCCTGGGCGGAGCGCTTCGCGCGGGCGCTGGCGCCGCTGCGCACCGACCGGGCGGCCGGGGAGGGCCAGGTGCGGGTGTCCGTGCCGCTGCCCCAGTCGGCCCGGCTGCTGGACGAGCTGGGTCTGGCGCGGGCCACCCCGGCGTCCCTGATGGCGCGTTGGGCCGACGCGGCCGACGACACCCAGGCCCTGGGCGGCCGGGTGTGCGCGGTGCTCGGAGCCGGTCCGCACGGGCCGGTCGGCGTGGACCTCGGCGCCGAGGGGCCGCATCTGCTGGTGGAGGGGCCGCCCACCGCCGGGCGCACCGAGCTGCTGCGGGCCGTCGTCGCGTCGCTCGCCGCGGCCGAGCGGCCGGACCGGCTGGGCATCGTGCTGATCGACGGCCGCGACACCACCGGCGCGGGCGGCGGCCACGGCGAAGGCCTCGGCGTGTGCACGGACGTCCCGCATGTCACCACGCATCTCACCGCCAACGACCCGGTCCGCATGCGGGAGTTCGCCCAGTCGCTGAGCGCCGAGCTGAAGCGGCGCGCCGAGCTGCTCGGGCGCTCCGACTTCACCGAGTGGCACACCGGACGGGAGCTGTCGGGCCGGATGGTCGCGCAGCGCGCGGTCGTGGCCGGTGACGGCGATCTGGAGTCGCCGCCCAGCGCGACGATCCGGCTGCGGCCCGGCGCCGCCCGCCGGCAGGCGGACGCCGTGCCGCCGCTGCCCCGGCTCGTGGTGGTCGTGGACGACCTGGACGCCCTGGTCCACCCCGCCCTCGGATCGCCGGGCCGGCCCGCCGCCGGGTCGGTGATAAGGGCACTGGAGGCGGTCGCCCGGGACGGCGAGCGGCTCGGCGTACATCTGGTCGCCGCGACCGGGCCCGGCGGCCGGGCCGCGGAGTCGGAGCCGGCCCGCCGGGCGACCCTGCGGGTGGCTCTGGACGCCGTGACGACCGGCCCGGACGCCCCGGCGCCCGGCCGCGGCCGGCTGCTCAGGCCGGACGGACGGGCGGTGCCCTTCCAGGGCGGCCGCGTCACCGGCCGCATCCCCCGCACCGCGACCCTGCGGCCCACGGTCGTCCCCCTGGAGTGGCACCGTATGGGCGACCCCCCGGCCCGGCGCCCGGTCCGCGAGCTCGGCAACGGCCCGACCGACCTGGCCCTGCTGGCCAGCGCGTTGGAGCGGGCGGCCCGCGAGGTCTCGGCCCCCGGGGTGCCCTCGCTGCTGTGA
- a CDS encoding serine/threonine-protein kinase: MARKIGSRYTANQILGRGSAGTVWLGEGPEGPVAVKLLREDLASDQELVGRFVQERTALLGLEHPHVVSVRDLVVDGNDLALVMDLVRGTDLRTRLDRDRRLAPEAAVAIVADVADGLAAAHAAGVVHRDVKPENILLDMQGPLGPGGAHPALLTDFGVAKLIDSPRRTRATKIIGTPDYLAPEIVEGLPPRAAVDIYALATVLYELLAGFTPFGGGHPGAVLRRHVTETVAPLPGIPDELWQLIVQCLAKAPASRLRASELGARLRELLPLVAGMPPLDVDEPDGEPEEDEASPAEAAVPAGERVRRRGAVPLVPGARPADSNRDTHTSMRVPAPDELAGGARGTARVPRAAGAPRPGAARHRAATRRRRLALGGAAVVLVAAAGVGTWLAVSDDDAGATPNDTRTTAPATP; encoded by the coding sequence TTGGCACGGAAGATCGGCAGCCGGTACACCGCCAACCAGATCCTGGGGCGGGGCAGCGCCGGCACGGTGTGGCTGGGCGAGGGGCCGGAGGGACCCGTCGCCGTCAAGCTGCTGCGCGAGGACCTCGCCTCCGACCAGGAGCTCGTCGGGCGCTTCGTGCAGGAGCGCACGGCCCTGCTCGGCCTGGAGCACCCCCATGTCGTCTCCGTCCGCGACCTGGTGGTCGACGGCAACGACCTCGCGCTCGTCATGGACCTGGTCCGCGGCACCGATCTGCGCACCCGGCTCGACCGGGACCGCAGGCTCGCGCCCGAGGCGGCCGTCGCGATCGTCGCGGACGTCGCCGACGGCCTCGCCGCGGCCCACGCGGCCGGTGTCGTCCACCGGGACGTGAAGCCGGAGAACATCCTGCTGGACATGCAGGGCCCGCTCGGCCCCGGCGGCGCCCACCCGGCCCTGCTGACCGACTTCGGTGTGGCCAAGCTCATCGACTCCCCGCGTCGCACCCGCGCCACGAAGATCATCGGCACCCCGGACTACCTCGCGCCGGAGATCGTCGAGGGCCTGCCGCCCCGCGCGGCGGTGGACATCTACGCCCTCGCCACCGTCCTCTACGAGTTGCTGGCCGGCTTCACCCCGTTCGGCGGCGGCCACCCCGGCGCGGTGCTGCGCCGGCACGTCACCGAGACGGTGGCGCCGCTGCCCGGCATCCCGGACGAGCTGTGGCAGCTGATCGTCCAGTGCCTGGCCAAGGCCCCCGCCTCCCGGCTGCGCGCCTCGGAGCTCGGGGCGCGGCTGCGCGAGCTGCTGCCGCTGGTCGCCGGGATGCCCCCGCTCGACGTGGACGAGCCCGACGGGGAGCCGGAGGAGGACGAGGCCTCCCCCGCCGAGGCGGCCGTCCCGGCGGGGGAGCGGGTACGGCGGCGCGGCGCGGTGCCGCTGGTGCCGGGAGCCCGGCCCGCCGACTCCAACCGGGACACCCACACCTCGATGCGGGTCCCGGCTCCGGACGAGCTGGCCGGCGGCGCCCGCGGCACGGCCCGGGTGCCGCGCGCGGCGGGCGCCCCGCGCCCCGGCGCGGCCCGGCACCGCGCCGCGACCCGGCGGCGCCGGCTGGCGCTGGGCGGCGCCGCGGTGGTCCTGGTGGCCGCCGCGGGCGTGGGCACCTGGCTGGCGGTCTCGGACGACGACGCCGGGGCGACCCCGAACGACACCCGCACGACGGCCCCCGCGACCCCCTGA
- a CDS encoding carbohydrate ABC transporter permease yields MSADAGRLTEAAPEPLTAVEGGRSLGARLVSFVSGGMVRVFLILVGLFWLVPTIGLLLSSLRPPDEMTASGWWEVFSKPSQLTFDSYDKLLGNSDITDSILNTVLITVPATVLVVVIGALAGYAFAWMEFPGRDWWFLGVVGLLVVPVQVALIPIAELFGNIGIFGSLIGVILFHVGFGLPFAVFLLRNFFAEIPRELLEAARLDGAGELRLFFRVVMPLGGPAIAALGIFQFLWVWNDMLVALIFTDADSQPITVALQTQVRQFGSNVDVLAPGAFISMVIPLVVFFAFQRQFVSGVMAGAVK; encoded by the coding sequence ATGAGTGCGGACGCCGGCAGGCTGACCGAGGCGGCGCCCGAGCCGCTCACCGCCGTCGAGGGCGGGCGTTCCCTCGGCGCCCGGCTCGTCTCCTTCGTCAGCGGCGGGATGGTGCGGGTCTTCCTGATCCTCGTGGGCCTGTTCTGGCTGGTCCCGACGATCGGGCTGCTGCTGTCGTCGCTGCGGCCGCCCGACGAGATGACGGCGAGCGGCTGGTGGGAGGTCTTCAGCAAGCCCTCCCAGCTCACCTTCGACAGCTACGACAAGCTCCTCGGCAACAGCGACATCACGGACTCGATCCTCAACACCGTGCTGATCACGGTCCCGGCGACGGTCCTGGTCGTCGTGATCGGCGCGCTCGCCGGCTACGCGTTCGCGTGGATGGAGTTCCCGGGCCGCGACTGGTGGTTCCTGGGCGTGGTCGGGCTGCTGGTGGTGCCCGTGCAGGTGGCGCTGATCCCGATCGCCGAACTCTTCGGCAACATCGGCATCTTCGGTTCCCTGATCGGCGTGATCCTCTTCCACGTCGGGTTCGGGCTGCCGTTCGCGGTGTTCCTGCTGCGGAACTTCTTCGCGGAGATCCCCCGGGAACTGCTGGAGGCGGCCAGGCTGGACGGCGCGGGCGAACTGCGCCTGTTCTTCCGGGTCGTGATGCCGCTCGGCGGTCCGGCGATCGCCGCGCTCGGCATCTTCCAGTTCCTGTGGGTGTGGAACGACATGCTGGTCGCGCTGATCTTCACGGACGCCGACAGCCAGCCGATCACGGTCGCGCTGCAGACCCAGGTACGGCAGTTCGGCAGCAACGTCGACGTCCTGGCGCCCGGCGCGTTCATCTCCATGGTGATCCCGCTGGTCGTGTTCTTCGCGTTCCAGCGGCAGTTCGTGTCCGGCGTGATGGCGGGCGCCGTCAAGTAG